A window of Rhododendron vialii isolate Sample 1 chromosome 11a, ASM3025357v1 contains these coding sequences:
- the LOC131307402 gene encoding C2 and GRAM domain-containing protein At5g50170 isoform X4 → MRLYVYVLEARDLASKHTYVKLRIGKFKSKTRVLKDTLNPAWNEEFAFRVHDMEDELVVSVCHHEDDSGFFNVSADFMGRVRVPVRSIAAEENHNLPPTWFSLEKPKASKLVNKDCGKILLALSLHGRGQDICADHLSHEHSRTRNRDSKEWKSPHVMYQDILSYTGPSRKILSGKMKDIAGHLEKLFHRNDVNPRSDDSSEQSSSLSDYEDCTEESQSCCTFEEAMEKMQSISNDIEMPKNLQGSILLDQTYAVPSKDLNTYLFAPNSQFRRDLVDVQGTADFHEGPWMWKSEDRDVASLTRVVSYIKAPTKLFKATKATEEQSYIKADGSEFAVDVNVSTPDVPYGNAFKIQILYSIIPGPRQSSGEESSCLVVSWGINFIQNTMMRGMIEGGARQGLKENFDQFASLLAQNVKTLDSTNVLDKDHMLETLKMEHQSDWELATAYFWNFSVVSASLVTLYVFVHILLCRPGEPQGLEFYDLDLPDSFGELMTCGILVVLLERVYNRVSHFVQARFQKVNDNGIKAQGEGWVLTVALIEGTNLALLDPTGFPDPYVVFTCNGRTRTSSVKLQTLDPQWNEILEFDAAEEPPSVIDVEVYDFDGPFDQAASLGHAEINFLKHTSTELADIWVPLEGKRAQSSQSKLHLRIFLDNDNGVETIKDYLTKMEKEVGKKGRLFLSARIVGFYANLFGHKTKIFFLWEDIDDIQVLPPSLSSVGSPQLLVVLRKGRGLDARQGAKSQDEEGRLRFYFISFVSFNVASRTIMALWRTRTLTPDQKAQIAEEQQEEDGKSVLLEDNGSCLVIEDANMSRVYSVELAVDMKSLMEMFEGADLEYKVMGKCGCLSYVSTAWELVKPDVFERRICYKFNRQFSIFGGEVTCTQQKIPLPNGKRWIVNEVMALHDIPFSDHFRVYFRYQLESSVLAARNSCKCDIYVGVMWLKSSKFEQRITRNIIEKFTHRLKHVLELVEREILLANGSI, encoded by the exons ATGAGGCTGTACGTGTACGTGCTGGAGGCCAGAGATTTGGCTTCAAAGCACACGTACGTGAAGCTTCGGATTGGGAAATTCAAGTCCaagactagggttttgaaggACACCTTAAACCCTGCTTGGAATGAGGAGTTTGCTTTTAGGGTACATGACATGGAAGATGAGCTTGTGGTCTCTGTGTGTCACCATGAAGATGACTCTGGCTTCTTCAATGTGTCAGCAGATTTTATGGGTCGGGTTCGAGTTCCGGTTCGGTCCATTGCTGCTGAGGAAAATCACAACTTGCCCCCAACTTGGTTTTCTCTTGAAAAGCCCAAGGCTTCAAAATTGGTAAACAAAGATTGTG GGAAAATTCTTCTTGCTCTTTCTCTGCATGGAAGAGGCCAAGATATATGCGCTGACCACCTTTCACATGAACATTCACGTACTAGGAATAGGGATTCTAAAGAATGGAAAAGTCCCCATGTCATGTATCAGGATATTCTTAGCTACACAGGTCCATCTCGGAAGATCCTTTcgggaaaaatgaaagatattgCAGGCCATTTGGAGAAGCTTTTTCATCGAAATGACGTTAACCCTAGAAGTGACGATTCTTCAGAGCAGTCCAGTTCACTTTCTGATTATGAGGATTGCACCGAAGAATCCCAATCTTGCTGTACCTTTGAAGAAGCTATGGAAAAGATGCAGTCAATAAGTAATGACATTGAAATGCCTAAAAATTTGCAAGGGAGCATTCTTCTTGATCAGACATATGCAGTGCCTTCTAAAGATCTCAATACATACCTTTTCGCTCCCAATTCACAGTTCAGGAGAGATCTGGTGGACGTGCAAGGAACAGCTGATTTCCATGAGGGGCCCTGGATGTGGAAATCAGAAGACAGAGACGTGGCATCTTTAACGCGGGTTGTTAGCTATATAAAAGCGCCAACAAAGTTATTTAAGGCTACTAAGGCCACTGAGGAACAATCCTATATCAAGGCAGATGGAAGCGAATTTGCTGTTGATGTAAACGTGAGCACACCCGATGTTCCATACGGTAATGCATTCAAGATTCAAATTCTTTATAGTATAATTCCTGGTCCACGGCAATCTTCCGGAGAAGAATCCTCCTGTCTTGTAGTATCTTGGGGAATTAACTTCATTCAGAATACTATGATGAGGGGCATGATTGAAGGAGGAGCTCGACAAGGACTAAAGGAGAATTTCGATCAGTTTGCCAGCTTGCTGGCTCAGAATGTTAAAACACTCGATTCGACAAATGTGTTAGACAAGGATCATAtgttggaaactttgaaaatggAGCACCAGTCAGATTGGGAGCTGGCAACTGCTTATTTTTGGAATTTCTCTGTGGTTTCAGCTTCTCTTGTGACTTTGTATGTATTTGTGCATATTCTACTTTGTAGACCGGGGGAGCCACAAGGATTGGAATTTTATGATCTTGATTTGCCAGACAGTTTTGGAGAGCTCATGACTTGTGGTATTTTGGTCGTTTTACTAGAGCGTGTTTATAACAGGGTATCACATTTTGTACAAGCTAGGTTCCAAAAAG TAAATGATAATGGAATCAAAGCTCAAGGTGAAGGATGGGTGCTCACTGTAGCTTTGATTGAGGGGACAAACTTAGCGTTGTTGGATCCAACGGGGTTCCCGGATCCCTATGTGGTGTTCACCTGCAATGGTAGAACGAGAACAAGCTCTGTTAAGCTTCAAACTCTTGATCCTCAATGGAATG AGATACTTGAGTTTGATGCTGCTGAAGAACCCCCCTCAGTGATAGATGTGGAGGTTTATGATTTTGATGGTCCATTTGACCAGGCTGCCTCACTTGGGCATGCAGAGATAAATTTCTTAAAGCACACATCCACAGAACTGGCAGACATCTGGGTTCCCCTTGAGGGAAAACGTGCTCAGTCCTCCCAGTCAAAGTTGCACCTCAGGATATTTTTGGACAATGACAATGGAGTTGAAACAATTAAAGATTACTTAACAAAGATGGAAAAGGAAGTTGGAAAGAAG GGGCGCCTCTTCCTATCGGCAAGAATTGTTGGGTTTTATGCCAATTTGTTTGGACataaaaccaaaattttctttctttgggaGGACATCGACGATATTCAAGTACTTCCCCCATCTCTATCATCCGTGGGCAGCCCTCAGTTGCTTGTAGTTCTGCGTAAAGGTCGGGGTCTAGACGCCAGACAAGGTGCAAAGTCTCAAGATGAAGAAGGACGGCTTCGGTTCTATTTTATATCATTCGTCTCATTCAATGTAGCCAGTAG GACAATCATGGCTTTGTGGAGGACAAGAACTCTGACTCCAGACCAGAAAGCCCAAATTGCAGAAGAGCAGCAGGAAGAAGATGGAAAGTCAGTTTTGCTGGAAGACAATGGGTCCTGTTTGGTTATTGAAGATGCCAACATGTCTAGGGTGTACTCCGTCGAACTTGCTGTAGAT ATGAAATCACTGATGGAAATGTTTGAGGGAGCTGACTTGGAGTACAAAGTGATGGGCAAGTGTGGTTGCTTGAGTTATGTCTCGACGGCTTGGGAGCTTGTAAAGCCAGATGTGTTCGAAAGACGTATATGTTACAAATTTAACCGTCAGTTCTCAATCTTTGGTGGGGAAGTTACCTGCACACAGCAGAAAATTCCTCTTCCAAACGGAAAAAGGTGGATTGTAAATGAGGTTATGGCCCTACATGACATCCCATTCAGTGATCACTTCCGT GTTTATTTTAGGTACCAGTTAGAGAGCTCCGTTCTTGCCGCTCGGAATTCATGCAAATGCGACATTTATGTTGGTGTCATGTGGCTGAAAAGTAGCAAATTCGAACAGAGAATCACAAGAAACATAATTGAGAAGTTTACTCATCGGTTGAAGCACGTTCTTGAATTGGTGGAAAGAGAGATCTTATTAGCAAATGGTTCGATCTGA
- the LOC131307402 gene encoding C2 and GRAM domain-containing protein At5g50170 isoform X2 codes for MRLYVYVLEARDLASKHTYVKLRIGKFKSKTRVLKDTLNPAWNEEFAFRVHDMEDELVVSVCHHEDDSGFFNVSADFMGRVRVPVRSIAAEENHNLPPTWFSLEKPKASKLVNKDCGKILLALSLHGRGQDICTRNRDSKEWKSPHVMYQDILSYTGPSRKILSGKMKDIAGHLEKLFHRNDVNPRSDDSSEQSSSLSDYEDCTEESQSCCTFEEAMEKMQSISNDIEMPKNLQGSILLDQTYAVPSKDLNTYLFAPNSQFRRDLVDVQGTADFHEGPWMWKSEDRDVASLTRVVSYIKAPTKLFKATKATEEQSYIKADGSEFAVDVNVSTPDVPYGNAFKIQILYSIIPGPRQSSGEESSCLVVSWGINFIQNTMMRGMIEGGARQGLKENFDQFASLLAQNVKTLDSTNVLDKDHMLETLKMEHQSDWELATAYFWNFSVVSASLVTLYVFVHILLCRPGEPQGLEFYDLDLPDSFGELMTCGILVVLLERVYNRVSHFVQARFQKVNDNGIKAQGEGWVLTVALIEGTNLALLDPTGFPDPYVVFTCNGRTRTSSVKLQTLDPQWNEILEFDAAEEPPSVIDVEVYDFDGPFDQAASLGHAEINFLKHTSTELADIWVPLEGKRAQSSQSKLHLRIFLDNDNGVETIKDYLTKMEKEVGKKLNLRSPHRNSTFQKHFGLPPEEFLISDFSCSLKRKMPLQGRLFLSARIVGFYANLFGHKTKIFFLWEDIDDIQVLPPSLSSVGSPQLLVVLRKGRGLDARQGAKSQDEEGRLRFYFISFVSFNVASRTIMALWRTRTLTPDQKAQIAEEQQEEDGKSVLLEDNGSCLVIEDANMSRVYSVELAVDMKSLMEMFEGADLEYKVMGKCGCLSYVSTAWELVKPDVFERRICYKFNRQFSIFGGEVTCTQQKIPLPNGKRWIVNEVMALHDIPFSDHFRVYFRYQLESSVLAARNSCKCDIYVGVMWLKSSKFEQRITRNIIEKFTHRLKHVLELVEREILLANGSI; via the exons ATGAGGCTGTACGTGTACGTGCTGGAGGCCAGAGATTTGGCTTCAAAGCACACGTACGTGAAGCTTCGGATTGGGAAATTCAAGTCCaagactagggttttgaaggACACCTTAAACCCTGCTTGGAATGAGGAGTTTGCTTTTAGGGTACATGACATGGAAGATGAGCTTGTGGTCTCTGTGTGTCACCATGAAGATGACTCTGGCTTCTTCAATGTGTCAGCAGATTTTATGGGTCGGGTTCGAGTTCCGGTTCGGTCCATTGCTGCTGAGGAAAATCACAACTTGCCCCCAACTTGGTTTTCTCTTGAAAAGCCCAAGGCTTCAAAATTGGTAAACAAAGATTGTG GGAAAATTCTTCTTGCTCTTTCTCTGCATGGAAGAGGCCAAGATATATG TACTAGGAATAGGGATTCTAAAGAATGGAAAAGTCCCCATGTCATGTATCAGGATATTCTTAGCTACACAGGTCCATCTCGGAAGATCCTTTcgggaaaaatgaaagatattgCAGGCCATTTGGAGAAGCTTTTTCATCGAAATGACGTTAACCCTAGAAGTGACGATTCTTCAGAGCAGTCCAGTTCACTTTCTGATTATGAGGATTGCACCGAAGAATCCCAATCTTGCTGTACCTTTGAAGAAGCTATGGAAAAGATGCAGTCAATAAGTAATGACATTGAAATGCCTAAAAATTTGCAAGGGAGCATTCTTCTTGATCAGACATATGCAGTGCCTTCTAAAGATCTCAATACATACCTTTTCGCTCCCAATTCACAGTTCAGGAGAGATCTGGTGGACGTGCAAGGAACAGCTGATTTCCATGAGGGGCCCTGGATGTGGAAATCAGAAGACAGAGACGTGGCATCTTTAACGCGGGTTGTTAGCTATATAAAAGCGCCAACAAAGTTATTTAAGGCTACTAAGGCCACTGAGGAACAATCCTATATCAAGGCAGATGGAAGCGAATTTGCTGTTGATGTAAACGTGAGCACACCCGATGTTCCATACGGTAATGCATTCAAGATTCAAATTCTTTATAGTATAATTCCTGGTCCACGGCAATCTTCCGGAGAAGAATCCTCCTGTCTTGTAGTATCTTGGGGAATTAACTTCATTCAGAATACTATGATGAGGGGCATGATTGAAGGAGGAGCTCGACAAGGACTAAAGGAGAATTTCGATCAGTTTGCCAGCTTGCTGGCTCAGAATGTTAAAACACTCGATTCGACAAATGTGTTAGACAAGGATCATAtgttggaaactttgaaaatggAGCACCAGTCAGATTGGGAGCTGGCAACTGCTTATTTTTGGAATTTCTCTGTGGTTTCAGCTTCTCTTGTGACTTTGTATGTATTTGTGCATATTCTACTTTGTAGACCGGGGGAGCCACAAGGATTGGAATTTTATGATCTTGATTTGCCAGACAGTTTTGGAGAGCTCATGACTTGTGGTATTTTGGTCGTTTTACTAGAGCGTGTTTATAACAGGGTATCACATTTTGTACAAGCTAGGTTCCAAAAAG TAAATGATAATGGAATCAAAGCTCAAGGTGAAGGATGGGTGCTCACTGTAGCTTTGATTGAGGGGACAAACTTAGCGTTGTTGGATCCAACGGGGTTCCCGGATCCCTATGTGGTGTTCACCTGCAATGGTAGAACGAGAACAAGCTCTGTTAAGCTTCAAACTCTTGATCCTCAATGGAATG AGATACTTGAGTTTGATGCTGCTGAAGAACCCCCCTCAGTGATAGATGTGGAGGTTTATGATTTTGATGGTCCATTTGACCAGGCTGCCTCACTTGGGCATGCAGAGATAAATTTCTTAAAGCACACATCCACAGAACTGGCAGACATCTGGGTTCCCCTTGAGGGAAAACGTGCTCAGTCCTCCCAGTCAAAGTTGCACCTCAGGATATTTTTGGACAATGACAATGGAGTTGAAACAATTAAAGATTACTTAACAAAGATGGAAAAGGAAGTTGGAAAGAAG TTGAACCTTCGGTCACCTCACAGAAATTCAACATTCCAAAAACATTTTGGATTACCACCTGAAGAATTTCTCATCAGTGATTTCTCGTGCTCCTTGAAAAGAAAGATGCCATTGCAG GGGCGCCTCTTCCTATCGGCAAGAATTGTTGGGTTTTATGCCAATTTGTTTGGACataaaaccaaaattttctttctttgggaGGACATCGACGATATTCAAGTACTTCCCCCATCTCTATCATCCGTGGGCAGCCCTCAGTTGCTTGTAGTTCTGCGTAAAGGTCGGGGTCTAGACGCCAGACAAGGTGCAAAGTCTCAAGATGAAGAAGGACGGCTTCGGTTCTATTTTATATCATTCGTCTCATTCAATGTAGCCAGTAG GACAATCATGGCTTTGTGGAGGACAAGAACTCTGACTCCAGACCAGAAAGCCCAAATTGCAGAAGAGCAGCAGGAAGAAGATGGAAAGTCAGTTTTGCTGGAAGACAATGGGTCCTGTTTGGTTATTGAAGATGCCAACATGTCTAGGGTGTACTCCGTCGAACTTGCTGTAGAT ATGAAATCACTGATGGAAATGTTTGAGGGAGCTGACTTGGAGTACAAAGTGATGGGCAAGTGTGGTTGCTTGAGTTATGTCTCGACGGCTTGGGAGCTTGTAAAGCCAGATGTGTTCGAAAGACGTATATGTTACAAATTTAACCGTCAGTTCTCAATCTTTGGTGGGGAAGTTACCTGCACACAGCAGAAAATTCCTCTTCCAAACGGAAAAAGGTGGATTGTAAATGAGGTTATGGCCCTACATGACATCCCATTCAGTGATCACTTCCGT GTTTATTTTAGGTACCAGTTAGAGAGCTCCGTTCTTGCCGCTCGGAATTCATGCAAATGCGACATTTATGTTGGTGTCATGTGGCTGAAAAGTAGCAAATTCGAACAGAGAATCACAAGAAACATAATTGAGAAGTTTACTCATCGGTTGAAGCACGTTCTTGAATTGGTGGAAAGAGAGATCTTATTAGCAAATGGTTCGATCTGA
- the LOC131307402 gene encoding C2 and GRAM domain-containing protein At5g50170 isoform X3 has protein sequence MRLYVYVLEARDLASKHTYVKLRIGKFKSKTRVLKDTLNPAWNEEFAFRVHDMEDELVVSVCHHEDDSGFFNVSADFMGRVRVPVRSIAAEENHNLPPTWFSLEKPKASKLVNKDCGKILLALSLHGRGQDICADHLSHEHSRTRNRDSKEWKSPHVMYQDILSYTGPSRKILSGKMKDIAGHLEKLFHRNDVNPRSDDSSEQSSSLSDYEDCTEESQSCCTFEEAMEKMQSISNDIEMPKNLQGSILLDQTYAVPSKDLNTYLFAPNSQFRRDLVDVQGTADFHEGPWMWKSEDRDVASLTRVVSYIKAPTKLFKATKATEEQSYIKADGSEFAVDVNVSTPDVPYGNAFKIQILYSIIPGPRQSSGEESSCLVVSWGINFIQNTMMRGMIEGGARQGLKENFDQFASLLAQNVKTLDSTNVLDKDHMLETLKMEHQSDWELATAYFWNFSVVSASLVTLYVFVHILLCRPGEPQGLEFYDLDLPDSFGELMTCGILVVLLERVYNRVSHFVQARFQKVNDNGIKAQGEGWVLTVALIEGTNLALLDPTGFPDPYVVFTCNGRTRTSSVKLQTLDPQWNEINFLKHTSTELADIWVPLEGKRAQSSQSKLHLRIFLDNDNGVETIKDYLTKMEKEVGKKLNLRSPHRNSTFQKHFGLPPEEFLISDFSCSLKRKMPLQGRLFLSARIVGFYANLFGHKTKIFFLWEDIDDIQVLPPSLSSVGSPQLLVVLRKGRGLDARQGAKSQDEEGRLRFYFISFVSFNVASRTIMALWRTRTLTPDQKAQIAEEQQEEDGKSVLLEDNGSCLVIEDANMSRVYSVELAVDMKSLMEMFEGADLEYKVMGKCGCLSYVSTAWELVKPDVFERRICYKFNRQFSIFGGEVTCTQQKIPLPNGKRWIVNEVMALHDIPFSDHFRVYFRYQLESSVLAARNSCKCDIYVGVMWLKSSKFEQRITRNIIEKFTHRLKHVLELVEREILLANGSI, from the exons ATGAGGCTGTACGTGTACGTGCTGGAGGCCAGAGATTTGGCTTCAAAGCACACGTACGTGAAGCTTCGGATTGGGAAATTCAAGTCCaagactagggttttgaaggACACCTTAAACCCTGCTTGGAATGAGGAGTTTGCTTTTAGGGTACATGACATGGAAGATGAGCTTGTGGTCTCTGTGTGTCACCATGAAGATGACTCTGGCTTCTTCAATGTGTCAGCAGATTTTATGGGTCGGGTTCGAGTTCCGGTTCGGTCCATTGCTGCTGAGGAAAATCACAACTTGCCCCCAACTTGGTTTTCTCTTGAAAAGCCCAAGGCTTCAAAATTGGTAAACAAAGATTGTG GGAAAATTCTTCTTGCTCTTTCTCTGCATGGAAGAGGCCAAGATATATGCGCTGACCACCTTTCACATGAACATTCACGTACTAGGAATAGGGATTCTAAAGAATGGAAAAGTCCCCATGTCATGTATCAGGATATTCTTAGCTACACAGGTCCATCTCGGAAGATCCTTTcgggaaaaatgaaagatattgCAGGCCATTTGGAGAAGCTTTTTCATCGAAATGACGTTAACCCTAGAAGTGACGATTCTTCAGAGCAGTCCAGTTCACTTTCTGATTATGAGGATTGCACCGAAGAATCCCAATCTTGCTGTACCTTTGAAGAAGCTATGGAAAAGATGCAGTCAATAAGTAATGACATTGAAATGCCTAAAAATTTGCAAGGGAGCATTCTTCTTGATCAGACATATGCAGTGCCTTCTAAAGATCTCAATACATACCTTTTCGCTCCCAATTCACAGTTCAGGAGAGATCTGGTGGACGTGCAAGGAACAGCTGATTTCCATGAGGGGCCCTGGATGTGGAAATCAGAAGACAGAGACGTGGCATCTTTAACGCGGGTTGTTAGCTATATAAAAGCGCCAACAAAGTTATTTAAGGCTACTAAGGCCACTGAGGAACAATCCTATATCAAGGCAGATGGAAGCGAATTTGCTGTTGATGTAAACGTGAGCACACCCGATGTTCCATACGGTAATGCATTCAAGATTCAAATTCTTTATAGTATAATTCCTGGTCCACGGCAATCTTCCGGAGAAGAATCCTCCTGTCTTGTAGTATCTTGGGGAATTAACTTCATTCAGAATACTATGATGAGGGGCATGATTGAAGGAGGAGCTCGACAAGGACTAAAGGAGAATTTCGATCAGTTTGCCAGCTTGCTGGCTCAGAATGTTAAAACACTCGATTCGACAAATGTGTTAGACAAGGATCATAtgttggaaactttgaaaatggAGCACCAGTCAGATTGGGAGCTGGCAACTGCTTATTTTTGGAATTTCTCTGTGGTTTCAGCTTCTCTTGTGACTTTGTATGTATTTGTGCATATTCTACTTTGTAGACCGGGGGAGCCACAAGGATTGGAATTTTATGATCTTGATTTGCCAGACAGTTTTGGAGAGCTCATGACTTGTGGTATTTTGGTCGTTTTACTAGAGCGTGTTTATAACAGGGTATCACATTTTGTACAAGCTAGGTTCCAAAAAG TAAATGATAATGGAATCAAAGCTCAAGGTGAAGGATGGGTGCTCACTGTAGCTTTGATTGAGGGGACAAACTTAGCGTTGTTGGATCCAACGGGGTTCCCGGATCCCTATGTGGTGTTCACCTGCAATGGTAGAACGAGAACAAGCTCTGTTAAGCTTCAAACTCTTGATCCTCAATGGAATG AGATAAATTTCTTAAAGCACACATCCACAGAACTGGCAGACATCTGGGTTCCCCTTGAGGGAAAACGTGCTCAGTCCTCCCAGTCAAAGTTGCACCTCAGGATATTTTTGGACAATGACAATGGAGTTGAAACAATTAAAGATTACTTAACAAAGATGGAAAAGGAAGTTGGAAAGAAG TTGAACCTTCGGTCACCTCACAGAAATTCAACATTCCAAAAACATTTTGGATTACCACCTGAAGAATTTCTCATCAGTGATTTCTCGTGCTCCTTGAAAAGAAAGATGCCATTGCAG GGGCGCCTCTTCCTATCGGCAAGAATTGTTGGGTTTTATGCCAATTTGTTTGGACataaaaccaaaattttctttctttgggaGGACATCGACGATATTCAAGTACTTCCCCCATCTCTATCATCCGTGGGCAGCCCTCAGTTGCTTGTAGTTCTGCGTAAAGGTCGGGGTCTAGACGCCAGACAAGGTGCAAAGTCTCAAGATGAAGAAGGACGGCTTCGGTTCTATTTTATATCATTCGTCTCATTCAATGTAGCCAGTAG GACAATCATGGCTTTGTGGAGGACAAGAACTCTGACTCCAGACCAGAAAGCCCAAATTGCAGAAGAGCAGCAGGAAGAAGATGGAAAGTCAGTTTTGCTGGAAGACAATGGGTCCTGTTTGGTTATTGAAGATGCCAACATGTCTAGGGTGTACTCCGTCGAACTTGCTGTAGAT ATGAAATCACTGATGGAAATGTTTGAGGGAGCTGACTTGGAGTACAAAGTGATGGGCAAGTGTGGTTGCTTGAGTTATGTCTCGACGGCTTGGGAGCTTGTAAAGCCAGATGTGTTCGAAAGACGTATATGTTACAAATTTAACCGTCAGTTCTCAATCTTTGGTGGGGAAGTTACCTGCACACAGCAGAAAATTCCTCTTCCAAACGGAAAAAGGTGGATTGTAAATGAGGTTATGGCCCTACATGACATCCCATTCAGTGATCACTTCCGT GTTTATTTTAGGTACCAGTTAGAGAGCTCCGTTCTTGCCGCTCGGAATTCATGCAAATGCGACATTTATGTTGGTGTCATGTGGCTGAAAAGTAGCAAATTCGAACAGAGAATCACAAGAAACATAATTGAGAAGTTTACTCATCGGTTGAAGCACGTTCTTGAATTGGTGGAAAGAGAGATCTTATTAGCAAATGGTTCGATCTGA